The nucleotide sequence TGGGCTCGTGAGTCGTCGAGCGAAGATCGTGTGCACCCTGGGCCCTGCGACAGACAGCCAGGAGCTGGTCCATGAGCTTGTCGAGTGCGGCATGGACGTGGCCCGGCTCAACTTCAGCCACGGCTCCCACGGCGACCACGAGCGGACCTACGGCTACGTGCGGGCGGCGTCGGACCGCAGCGGCCGCGCCGTGGGAATCCTGGCGGACCTGCAGGGACCGAAGATCCGGTTGGGCCGGTTCGTCAACGGCAAGGAGCTGTGGGCCAACGGCGAAGAGGTCCGCATCACCGTCGAGGACGTCCCCGGCACCCACGACCGGGTCTCCACCACCTACTCCGAGCTGGCCAAGGACGCCCGCGCCGGTGACCGGCTGCTCGTCGACGACGGCAACGTCGGGCTCGTGGTCACCGCGGTCGAGGGCAACGACGTGGTCTGTCGGGTGACCGAGGGTGGCACCGTCAGCAACAACAAGGGCCTCTCGCTGCCCGGGGTGAACGTGTCGGTGCCGGCGCTGTCGGAGAAGGACATCGCCGACCTGGAGTTCGCCATCGACCTGGGCGTGGACGTGATCGCGCTGTCCTTCGTGCGCTCGCCCGCCGACATCGACCTGGTGCACCAGGTGATGGACCGCAAGGGCCGCGGCCGGCTGCCGGTGATCGCCAAGCTGGAGAAGCCCGAGGCCATCGACAACCTGGAGGCCATCGTGCTGGCCTTCGACGGCGTGATGGTGGCCCGCGGCGACCTGGGGGTGGAGCTCCCGCTGGAGCAGGTGCCGCTGGTGCAGAAGCGCGCCATCCAGGTGGCCAGGGAGAACGCCAAGCCGGTGATCGTGGCCACCCAGATGCTCGAGTCGATGATCAGCAACTCCCGGCCCACCCGCGCCGAGGCCTCCGACGTCGCCAACGCCGTGCTGGACGGCGCCGACGCGGTGATGCTCTCCGGCGAGACGTCGGTGGGTGCCCACGTGATGGCCACCGTGCGCACCATGAGCCGCATCGTGGAGGCGGTGGAGGCGGAGTCCACCGCGGTCCCGCCGCTGAACCACGTGCCCCGCACCAAGCGCGGCGTGCTCTCCTACGCCTCCCGCGACATCGGCGAGCGGCTCAACGCCACCGCCCTGGTGGCCTTCACCCAGTCCGGCGACACCGTGCGCCGGCTGGCCCGGCTGCACACGCCGCTGCCGCTGCTGGCGTTCACGCCGCAGCAGGAGGTGCGCAGCCAGCTGGCCATGACGTGGGGCACCGAGACGTTCATCGTCCCCAAGGTCAGCACCACCGACGAGATGGTCGACCTGGTCGACAAGGCGATGCTGGAGATGGACCGCTACCAGCGCGGTGACGTGGTGGTCGTGGTGGCCGGGTCCCCGCCCAACACGGTGGGCTCCACCAACCTGATCCTGGTGCACCGCCTCGGCGAGGAGGACCACGGATGACCGGGGTGGTCGCCCAACCTGAGCTCGACGAGCTGGTGCAGCTGCTCGACCTGGAGCGCATCGAGGAGAACATCTACCGCGGGGTGAGCCCCACGACGGCGCCCACCCGCGTCTTCGGTGGCCAGGTGGCCGGCCAGGCACTGGTCGCGGCCGGGCGCACCGTCTCCAGCGAGCGCCAGGTGCACTCCCTGCACGCCTACTTCATTCGCGGCGGCGACCCCCGCGTGCCCATCGTCTACGAGGTGGACCGGGTGCGCGACGGACGCTCCTTCGCCACCCGCCGGGTCACCGCGATCCAGCACGGCAACCCCATCTTCGCGCTCTCGGCGTCGTTCCAGGAGGCCCAGGAGGGCGTGGAGCACACCACGCCCATGCCCGACGTCCCCGCACCGGAGGAGCTGCCCTCCCTGCCGGAGCGCCTCACCGGGTACGAGGACCTGTTCGGCCCCCGTGCCACGCTGCGCCGGCCCATCGACATCCGCTACGTCAACGACCCGCCGTGGGTGCGCCGCGCCACCGGCGCTCGCTCCACCCGCAGCCAGGTGTGGATGCGCGCCGACGGGGTGCTGCCGGCCCAGCCGCTGCTGCACGTCTGCGTGCTGGCCTACGCCTCGGACATGACGCTGCTGGACTCGATGATGTCCGGCCACGGCCTGGCCTACGGCATCGACAAGGTGCTGCTGGCCAGCCTGGACCACGCCATGTGGTTCCACCGTCCGGTCCAGGCCGACGAGTGGGTGCTCTACGACACCGAGTCGCCCACCGCCTCCGGCGGCCGCGGCCTGGCCACGGGTCGGTTCTACTCCCGCGGCGGCGAGCTGTTGGCCACCGTGGTCCAGGAGGGCCTGCTCCGCGTCTCGAACCGGTAGGGCGCACCACCCCTCCGCCACAGCGCTGTTGTTGTCGGCGCCCGGGTGCA is from Rhodococcus sp. X156 and encodes:
- the tesB gene encoding acyl-CoA thioesterase II; the protein is MTGVVAQPELDELVQLLDLERIEENIYRGVSPTTAPTRVFGGQVAGQALVAAGRTVSSERQVHSLHAYFIRGGDPRVPIVYEVDRVRDGRSFATRRVTAIQHGNPIFALSASFQEAQEGVEHTTPMPDVPAPEELPSLPERLTGYEDLFGPRATLRRPIDIRYVNDPPWVRRATGARSTRSQVWMRADGVLPAQPLLHVCVLAYASDMTLLDSMMSGHGLAYGIDKVLLASLDHAMWFHRPVQADEWVLYDTESPTASGGRGLATGRFYSRGGELLATVVQEGLLRVSNR
- the pyk gene encoding pyruvate kinase, which encodes MSRRAKIVCTLGPATDSQELVHELVECGMDVARLNFSHGSHGDHERTYGYVRAASDRSGRAVGILADLQGPKIRLGRFVNGKELWANGEEVRITVEDVPGTHDRVSTTYSELAKDARAGDRLLVDDGNVGLVVTAVEGNDVVCRVTEGGTVSNNKGLSLPGVNVSVPALSEKDIADLEFAIDLGVDVIALSFVRSPADIDLVHQVMDRKGRGRLPVIAKLEKPEAIDNLEAIVLAFDGVMVARGDLGVELPLEQVPLVQKRAIQVARENAKPVIVATQMLESMISNSRPTRAEASDVANAVLDGADAVMLSGETSVGAHVMATVRTMSRIVEAVEAESTAVPPLNHVPRTKRGVLSYASRDIGERLNATALVAFTQSGDTVRRLARLHTPLPLLAFTPQQEVRSQLAMTWGTETFIVPKVSTTDEMVDLVDKAMLEMDRYQRGDVVVVVAGSPPNTVGSTNLILVHRLGEEDHG